The genomic region GCCGTGACGGTGATCGCGGAGCGGCGGCAGTTGACGATGGTGTTGTTCTTAATGACGACATTGTTTGAGCTGCCCGACTCCAGCCACCAGTACTCCGGAGTCACCAGGATCGCCTCCATCCAGGAACCGGTAATCGTATTCCCGGACACCTCGCCGTCGCTCGCCTTGATCAGAATGCCGCGCGAGCGATTGAACCCAAAATCGCAGTTCTTCACGGCGAAGCCGTTGCCGGTGCGCCGGGCCGAGCAGATCAGCGATCCCATCGGCAGATCGGCGTCACGATCGATCGTCACTTTGTAGGCGTCGGGGGTCCATTGCGTGCGCAGGCCAGCGTCCATCTGCTGCTTGCTCAGAAACTCCCGCTCGGCGTCCGTGATCTTGCCGTCGGGCTCGACCTTGGTGACCACGGCGTCGGGCAGACGCGCGCCGGAATAAGTCAGCAGCTCCACTGGCTCGCCCGGTGCGTAGATGTCATCCTTCACCAGAACGCGCAGCACATTCCCCTGCCGCGACGTGATCATATTGTAGCTGCCGTGGATGTTGACACAGTCGTCGCCCATAAATTTGGCGCTGCATCCCAGGTAGGACGGCCCCTTGGCGGCGCCGCCGCTATGGTAAGCATCGGCGTCCAGGGAACGCATGCGCGGGTCCGCGCGATGGACGATATCCTCGGCCGGCGGACACCGATCGATCCGGCAGTGGGAATAGATGCTAGCGCTGCACCCGAATTCGATAAATCCAAAGCAGTTGGAGGCGTAGACCGTGATGTTCTCCAGCTTCGTTCCGACGCTATGATCCAGCGTCACCGCATGCGGCGCGCTCCCATCCGGCGCGTGCTCCGCGCCGATCACAATGATATCGCCGATCTGCTCCGGATCGTTCGCGCTTCCCGAGCCCTTGGTCACGCGCAGGTGACTCGCATCGACCGCTTCGATCTTGGAGACATCGCAGTCGTCACGCCGCAGCGTACGAGTATCGGGCCGAAAGACTTCATACTTGAAATTGGTCGCCTGGTCCGCCGCCGGATATCCGGCGAACAGCTCGATGTCAGTGACCTTTTTGTCCGCGCTCAGCGCCGTGATCTTCCCTTGCGTGAAGGGCAAGGGATCGTAGTCGATCTTCAGCCCGCGCACGGTCAGCCCATCGCATCGATCAATCGAGAGAGCGCGCGTTGTCTGCGTGCAGATCATTTCGACGCCATCGGCAACGATCGTCACGCCGTGCAGATCCGCCAGCCGTAAATGCTCCGCGTGATGCGGCGTCACGCGATACATCCCCGGCGGAATGACGATCCGCTTCTGACCCGCCTGCACGGCCTTATCCACATACCCCTGAATATCGAAGTCTTTTCCCATCGGCGCCGCCATGGCGCCGACCGGCAAAAAAGCGCCGGCGGCGACAAACGCTCCGGCGGCCACGACAGCAATGGCGTCTTTCAATTGCATAATGTTCTCATCAATCCATCGATCGAATTATTCTCTGGTTGATTATTATAACAATATGACATTGATTTGTACAGAGGCTATTTTCCGATGGCGCCCGGCCCCCTAGCGGGAGCCGGACGCCGTATTCTTCTTAGCCGTAAGTTGGCTTTTGCGGCCATCCGGGAGGCGAGTCTTCAAAGTCCTCCTGGCGGCCGTACGGAGTGACATCAAGGATATTGTAAGAGTCGGTGATGTCTTCCACTCCTCGCTCGAAGGTGGAGTAGGTGTGAAACACATCGTCGCCGACGCGGAAGAAGACGCTCAAGCCCGGAGTTTCTCCGGGGGTAATGGGCCGCCCGTTCTTTTCTTCAATCTCCGCTTTGCTGCGATAGTTATACTCGATGGGCGCAACGCTTTCGTCGAGCGTCGCATGGAAGTCGTAATTGAAATCGCTTCCAAAGGACGAATACCAGGAAATATCCCATCCCTTGCTCGCCTTGTACGCCTCCAGTTTCGCCAGAGGAGCGCGGGAAATCACGGCGAAGGCTGTGTCGCGCTCGGCCAGCATGGACAGATCGCCGATGGCGTCCACAAAGCCTGTACACCCCATGCAGCCCTTTTCCCATTCGGGATCGAACATGAAGTGGTAGATCACCAACTGATGGCGGCCTTCGAATAAGTCGACCAGGGTCTTCTTTCCCTGGGGAGTATCGAAAATGTATTGTTTCTCCAGCCTGACCATGGGAAGCCGGCGGCGCTCGGCGTTCACGCGGTCACGCTGCCTTGTGAATTCCTTCTCATTCGTCAGAAGCTTTTTGCGCTCGACGAGCCATTCGTCTTGCGATACGATCTTTGGAATTGCGGTCTCCGTAACAGTCATGGAACTAATCCTTTCGACGACGGCCGGCGGCCCGGCCATCTTGGTTATTTCGCGGCCTTCTCGTAGTTGAGTCCCCACCGGATTTCGAATTTGTCGGTGAGGTGACCAAATTTCGAGCCCCAGAAGGAGTCGCCCAGCGGGCACATGATGCTTCCTCCTTCGGAGAGTTTGGCGAATAATCGATCGATCTCTTCCTCGCTTTCGCACGTCACCATCAGCGACATATTGTTCCCTGTCACAAGCCCATCCAACACCATGTCGGACGCCATCAGGAGAACGCCGCCGTTTGTCAGGGCTGAGTGCAGCACGCCTTGGCGCGCTTCCGGCGGCATATGCTCCTCGATGGGAGAGCCGGCGATCGTCTGAATCTCCAGGTCACCGCCAAAGCATTCTTGATAGAACGCCATCGCCTCACGGGTGTTGCCTTTGAAGTGGATGTAACCGTTGATCAGAGTCATGTTCCGTTTCCTTTCCTGAGATTGTTCTGGTCATTGAAATCGCGGGACGCGGGCCGTCAATCGTCGATCGCCTGATAGGCCAGCGTCCAGAAGTCCTGATATGTGCAAATATCGTCGGCGCTCATCATAATGCGCTGAGTCAACAGGGCGCCCGCCAGATTCTCGCGCGGATCGGCGCGCCAGGTTACGCCAAAGCCGCCGTCCCAGCCGTAGGTTCCCGGGCTCCAGGCGACGCCGTCGCGCCGTGTCGTCACGCTCATGCCAAGCCCCCAGCCCTGGTTATCCCAAAAGCCGGGATAGAACGGGGACACCGCCTTTTGCTCCGGCGTGATCTGATCGGTCGTCATGAGCTCGATGGCGGGACGCGAGAGAATTCGGCGCGCGCCATAGCGCCCCATGCCAAGCATCATCTGGCTGAAGGCGCACAGGTCGTCGGCGGTCGAGACCAGGCCGCCGCCCCCGGATTCGAACGGCGGCGGCTGCGACCAGCGGCCGCCGCGCGCGGAATCGAAGACCGTGAGTCCGCCGGACGCCGCATCAGGATGATAAGGCGTCGCCAGCCGGTCCAGCTTGGATTCGGGAACAGAGAATCCCGTATCCCTCATGCCGAGCGGCTCGAAGATCCGCTCCTCTAAGAGCTGGCCCAGGCTGACGCCGGCGACACGGGCGATCAGCACCCCAAGCACATCGGCGCCGGTGTGATACATCCAGCGCTCGCCCGGCTGATGCGCCAGCGGCAGGGAGCCGAGACGCTCGATCCAGAGATCGGGTGAGAGTGTCGGCGGATTTGGACCGGGAGACATTCCCGCCTCCTCAATCGCCGTCTGGACGGGATACTGTCCGGGAGGCGCCGCCACATACCCATAGCCGAGCCGGAATGTGAGCAGGTCGCGCAGCGTGATCGGGCGAGCGGCCGGCACGGTGTCGTCCATTGCGCTGTCGATCGCACGGAGGACCTTTCGGTCCGCAAGCTCCGGAAGCCAGGGGTCCACGGGATCGTCAAGCCGCAGCTTGGTTTCTTCCACGAGGGTCATCGCCGCCGCCGCGACAATCGGCTTGGAGACGGACGCGATTCGAAAAATCGTGTCGCGCCGCATCGGCGCCCGGCTTTCCAAATCCTGCACGCCATGCGTCGTGACGTGAACCTCACCCTCGCGATAGAGCAGCGCAACCAGGCCGGGCAAGTAACCGCGATCGACATAATCGCCCAGCAAAGCGGACATACGTTCGATTCTCAGCGCCGAGAATTCCCTCGATTTTGACATTCGACTCCCTCTGTTGCGTTTTACTTGGATTTTCGTCTCTTAGCTGCGGATCGGCAGCAGCGCGCGCAGGCGACTGTCGCGCAGAAACAATCCGCCCCAGATCAAGGCGCCCATTATGCCGGGAAACAGAACCGGAAAGATGTCGGCGCCGACGCGCACATGGCTCGCGGTCGCGCCGCCCAGATAGCCAGTCAGAAGGATCGCGCCCAGCACGGCGGTTTGAGGGATCGCATACAGGATCGTACAGACCAGCAGCAGGATCCCAATGCCAAGAGTCAGGCCATCCGGGTAGCCAAGTTTGGTCATCGCATCGACAACGGGCGCGGGAGTCGGGTGCATCAACTTCATGATGCTGTCCATCAGCAGCATCAGCACCGTCAGCCCGCTCAAAACACGTCCGATCCAGAGCATCTTATTCGAGACAGGCACAGCTTGCGCGGTCGTTTCCATAGATTTTTCCTTCCGACGTTCTGCCATTGCGCCTTTCCCACGAGCTTCACTCGTGGGAAAGGGGTAAGCCCGAGATTTCCATGACCGGACGAACCTCGACGGTCCCCTTCTTCGCCATTGGGATCTGCTCGGCGACGGCGATCGCGGCGTCCAAGCCTTCGGCGTCGATGAGGAAGTATCCCCCGAGCTGCTCGCGCGTTTCGGCGAATGGGCCGTCCGTGACCAGGCTCTTGCCGTCGCGCACCCGGACGCTGCTCGCGGACGATGTCAGGTGCAGCGGTGAGGCGTCGAGATATTGCCCCGCCGATTGCAGCCGATGCGCAAGCTTCGCGGAGTCGCTGTAGCACTGTTCGCGCTCGGTCTTACTCAGGGCCAGTTCGTCGCCGTAAATCAGCAGCATATATTTCACGAAGTTGTCTCCATTTGTGTTTGCGTTGTGTCCGGAGGCCGGCGTTACCCTCCCGCCATGGCCCCAATAATGAGAAACGGCTCCCTGCCCTGCCCGACGGCGTCGGGCAGGGGCGCATCCGGCGATTCGTGCGATAGATCCTGGCCGCAGGCGAAGAACCGCAGAAATGGGCGGCGCTTCTGCGTGGCGTGATCGCGGATCGTGCCGCGCAGGGCCGGATAGCCGGTTTCCAGGGCGTCCAGCACCGAGCGCTGAGTTACCGGCCCGTCGACTTCGATCTCCACCTCGCCATCGACACGCGCCAGGGTTCTGAGATGCGCCGGCAAAACGACGACGATCATGGCAGTGTCTGCACCTCGACGGACAGAACGGCCGGCAAGTCCCGGACAATCGCCGTCCAGGTATCGCCGCTGTCAGGCGAGACGTACACCTGGCCGCCGGTCGTGCCGAAGTACACGCCGCACGAGGGCAGCGAGTCGATCGCCATGGCGTCACGCAACACGTTCACATAGCAGTCGCTTTGCGGCAGGCCGTTCGTCAGCGCCTCCCACTCATCGCCGCCGGTCCGGCTTCGGTAAACGCGCAGCTTGCCGTCCGGCGGAAAGTGATGTGAATCACTCGTGATCGGCACGACATAGATCGTCTCCGGCTCGTGCGCGTGGACTTCGATGGGAAACCCGAAGTCGCTCGGCAAGTTGCCGCTGACCTCACGCCAGCTGTCGCCGGAATCGTCGCTGCGCATGACGTCCCAATGCTTCTGCATAAACAGCACGTTCGGGCGCGACGGGTGCATCGCGATGCTGTGGACGCAGTGGCCGACATCGGCGGCGGGGTCCGGAAGTTCGAACTCGGACCGCAGCCCCTTGTTGATCGGAAGCCAGGTCTGGCCGGCGTCATCGCTGCGGAACGCGCCCGCCGCCGAGATCGCGACGAAGATCCGATTGGGATCGGCGGGATCCAGCAGGATCGTGTGCAGGCACATTCCGCCGGCGCCCGGCTGCCAGAGCGGCCCCTTGGCGTCGCGCAGGCCGCACAGCTCGTTCCAGGTCTTCCCGCCGTCGTCCGACCGGAACAGGGCGGCGTCCTCCGCTCCCGCGTAGACCACATCCGGATCGGTCAGTGACGGCTCCAGGTGCCAGATCCGCTTGAACTCCCACGGATGCTGCGTGCCGTCATACCATTGGTGCGTGCCGGGAACGCCCTCGTAGCAGAATTCGTTGCCTTTGGGATCCCAGGTCTGGCCGCCGTCGTCCGAACGCTGGATCAGCTGGCCGAACCAGCCGCTGGACTGCGAGACATAGATCCGGTTTGGGTCCGCCGGCGAGCCTTTGAGATGATAGATCTCCCATCCTGGGAAGTGCGGCCCGCTGACATTCCATTCCCGCCGCTCTTCATCCGAGGTAAGAATAAAAGCGCCCTTGCGCGTGCCGACCAGAACCCGAACTCCGCTCATGCATGGCTCCTTCCGAGTCTCTCGCCGGCGCTCATTTTCGACCGTTCCTATGACTTAGTCGAATACGGCGCCGGCGAATCGACATTCCGACAGAATTATTTTTTCGCGCTGCCGAGTCGATTATATCGGACTTTTTACAAGGACGCCAGATATGTCTCCAGTTGATCGAAGGTTCCGGCAAAGCCCTGCTGCATGCTGCCGAACATGCCTTCAAACGCCGCCTGCTCGGCCTCGGTCGCGTTGATCGGTCCGCCGCGCAGCGTCATCGTCGTCTTGCCGTCCTGCTCGGTGAATGTCACCACATTCAGCACCTCCAGCGGCCATGTGTCGCTGAAGAAAGCGCGCGTGATCTCGCCCTCGGGATTCGAAAAGGAGGTGACGAACACGAGCCGCTCCGGGGCTTCGATCTCGCGATAGACGAATTTGCCCCACATCTCCTGACCTTGCGCCGATGTCATGCTGTAATGAAATACGCCGCCCGGCCGAAATTCGAGGGTGGCGACGCCCAGCGTGAAGCCCTTCGGCCCCCACCAGTGCGCCAGACGCTCGGCCTCGCCCCAGGCTTTGAAAACCAGCTCGCGCGGCGCATTAAAGATGCGTGTGATCACCAGTTCTTTCTCCGTAACGTTATCGATTGTTTCCATGGTCATTCTCCTTTTTGTAGTATTCCGCACACGATCATCTTCGACATTATTCGCTGCGCTCATTTCCCTTCTCCTGTCCCTGCACTTCGCGAAGATAGACATCCAGACGATCAAAGCTTTCCTCCCAAAATCGATGGTATTGCTCCACCCAATCGGAGACGTCCCGAAGCGGCCTGGCTTCGAGCCGACAGGGCCGCCACTGCGCGTGACGCCCACGGGTGATGAGACCGGCGCGCTCCAGCACCTTGAGGTGCTTGGTGACGGCGGGCGCGCTGATGGAGAACGGCTCGGAGAGATCCTTGACCGACGCTTCACCGGAGGCGAGGCGCGCGAGGATCGCGCGGCGGGTCGGGTCGGCAAGAGCCGCGAAGGTGGCGCTGAGTTGATCGTGAGACATCTTAAATACCCTGTTCATTAATTAACCGAACGGTGAATTATAAAAGACAAATGGACGTTTGTCAAATATTTTTTTCTGACCGCTCTCGGATCCCGGTGGACGCCGCCTTGGGATCGAGCAGTCCTCGATCCCAGGACGGTTATTCCGGCCTTAACTCATTGACCGGCCGGACCTCAACGCCCCCGATACGCGCCGACGGGATCTTGGACGCCAGACGGATCGCGTCGTTCAGGTCCGTCGCTTCGATCAGATAGTAGCCGCCCAGCTGCTCCTTCGTCTCCACAAACGGACCGTCCGTGATGGAGACGCTCCCATGACGCACCCGTATGCTGGTGGCCGTTTTGACGGATTGCAGCGCATTCGCGGAAAGGCCGCGCCCGGTGCTTTCGAGCTCGGCTTTATAAGCCAGAGCGTCGTCCACCAGCGCGTCGTACTCGGCCTGCGTGAGAGCCTCCAGCGATCCTTCTTCATGGTAGACCAGGCACAGATATTTCATGCTCCCCCCATTTTCCTCCGGCGCGCCCGCCGTGGATTGCTCTTACACGGATTAGTCGCGCGGCGAAGCCCCAAATCGACAATTGTTTTGAAAATCGCAAAAAATATTTTTTGAGCCGTTTCCAATACGCAAAAAAGCCCGCGCCAAATGAGGCGCGGGCGAGTGACCGATGTCGTTGTGCGTGTCCGGGTGTTAAAGGCCCCAGATGCCGCCATAGTAGCTCATATTCCACAGGGTGTTCGTATTTTGCAGCGAGAACGAACTGCCGGGAACGTACGACCAGGCGAGCATTCCGTAGTAGCCCTTGTTGTTGGCGTCGTTGCAGAAGTTGTCCACGAAGCTTTGATCCTGAGCCGCCGAATAGTTGGCCCAGCCGCTCCCCGCGTTCGGACCGTACTCGCCCATAAAGAGCGGCGCGTTGCCGACATTCGCCGGCGTCACCGTAATCGGGATCGTGTTCGTGCTGTAGACATGGCAGTCGTAGAAGTCGAAGCCAAGGCCGCCCAGCGTTGTCCAGAAGTTGTAGATCAGCGCGTTGGGCTGATCCGTGCTCATGGTGACCCAATTCCCGGAAATGCTGTGCAGCGCGACACGGCCGTCGTTGCCGAAGTTGCGGAGATCGGGCCAGCTCAGGCCCGAATAGTTGCATTCGTTCATCAGGTCGAAGCAGCAGAGATACGGCTGGAGCGCCCGCGCCACCGGCAGCAGCGCATTGTTGATGAACTGCGATCGGTAAACGGTGGCGATATTGGGATGTTTTTGCACGTCTCCCGGCGCCAGGAACGTCACATAGACGTTGATGCCGTGATTGTTCGCGCGGCGGACAAAGTCCACCAGGTTGTTGATGAAGACCTGAGAAACGCCGGTGCAGGGGTTATCGCAGTTGTTTCCCTGGAACGACAGCCCGCAGAAATCCTCCATGGTCCAGATCCGCACAATGTTCATGTGCTTGCTCTGGATATCGGCGAAGTAGCCTTCCACCGTGGAGGCGTTGTAGTTCGGGCCGTAACCAGGATAGAAAAAATCCATCCCGAAGTCCGCGCCGTAGGCCATCCACGGCATATTGACTCCAAACCAGCCGGGGCTGGCCTGCGCCTGCTTGGGAGTGCCGACCGTCATTGCAAGAATTGCAATAGTTGCAATTAAAAACAGTCGTGCGGCATTCTTGACGCGATGCGACAGCGCAATCGTGTGTTCGTTCATTCGTTCCCCTATCCAGGCGATATCATCGCCGGCAAATACATCTGTTCAACAACTGTATCTTTAGAAACAATTATCTTTACGCCTGAAAGAAACAGAGTTTCCAAGTACAAATATAGCATACCTCCGTTCATCTGTCAATCAATTATTTCCCTCAGCAAGTAAATTCTCCCGCTCCTGCTAATTCGCCGGAATGAAGCGCCACTGCTGCTGGCAGCCGCCTCCGCCCCAGCTCCACAGGATCACTCGCGTTCCGTCGGCGCCGGAGCACCCATTGCCGTCCAGAACGTCGTACGAGCCGTCGGATTTCGCCTGAGCCGTGCTGATGGAATAGGCTCCGCCCCCAGTCGGGTTAATGCGCCACGCCTGGCAGGGGCCGCCCCAGTAGTCCCAGAGTTCGAGCTGGGTTCCATCGCCGGGCGAACAGCCAGTGCAGTCGAGCGAGCGGCCGACACTGCCGTCGGGGTTGATGGTGCGGATGGCGTATGTGCCGTCGCCATTGCCGTGAACGCTCCAGCGCTGGCTGTTCGTGTTCCAGGAGCCCCAGAGCTGAACGATCGTCCCATTCGTGTTGGCGGTATTGTAGCAGTCCAGCACGTCGCCGGTGGTCTGGGCCGCGATCTTATAGGTTCCGTCCGAGAGAGTTTGCGACGCGCCGGAGCCGATCAGCGGAGCGAGCAGCGGCTGGAGCACGCTCTGCTTGTTTGTATTGACCGTGTTCCAGTCGTCCTGAAGAATGCCGCCGGTGTCGCCCGAGTTGGGATTCCAGCACCAATAGGTAAAGCTGAGCTGATTGGCGGCGATGTAGCTGGCGATGGAGGAGAACCACTGCTGATCCGACGTCGTTTGATCCAGCGTTCCGAATTCGCCGATCCACACCGGCGCGATGTTTTGCTTGGCGATATATCCCCAATGCTTGTCCCAGACACCAGGCAGATTGCTCGGATAGCTGGGATCGCTGAACCAGGGCTGCGAGCCGACGGTGCTGGGATAGTCATGCACGGAGTAGACAAGCTGGTTCGCGACATTCAGCTGCACCGGAGCCGACGCCACGCCTTCCAGGTTGCCGCCCCACCAGTAGCCATCTCCATTGAACTGTTCGATCCCTTCCACAAAGATCAGCAAATGCGGATTGATCGCCTGGATCGCGTCGCCGCACCGCTGCGCCGCCAATCGCCAATCCGTGGTTTGACTGCCGTCGCCCCATGTCGATGGGCTGTGCGGCTCATTGTGCAGATCGCAGCCGATCACCGTGTCGTTGCCGTGATATCGGCCGGCGAGCATCTGCCAGTCGCTGATCC from Capsulimonas corticalis harbors:
- a CDS encoding YciI family protein, whose product is MKYLCLVYHEEGSLEALTQAEYDALVDDALAYKAELESTGRGLSANALQSVKTATSIRVRHGSVSITDGPFVETKEQLGGYYLIEATDLNDAIRLASKIPSARIGGVEVRPVNELRPE
- a CDS encoding SRPBCC domain-containing protein — protein: METIDNVTEKELVITRIFNAPRELVFKAWGEAERLAHWWGPKGFTLGVATLEFRPGGVFHYSMTSAQGQEMWGKFVYREIEAPERLVFVTSFSNPEGEITRAFFSDTWPLEVLNVVTFTEQDGKTTMTLRGGPINATEAEQAAFEGMFGSMQQGFAGTFDQLETYLASL
- a CDS encoding ArsR/SmtB family transcription factor gives rise to the protein MSHDQLSATFAALADPTRRAILARLASGEASVKDLSEPFSISAPAVTKHLKVLERAGLITRGRHAQWRPCRLEARPLRDVSDWVEQYHRFWEESFDRLDVYLREVQGQEKGNERSE
- a CDS encoding YciI family protein, with the translated sequence MKYMLLIYGDELALSKTEREQCYSDSAKLAHRLQSAGQYLDASPLHLTSSASSVRVRDGKSLVTDGPFAETREQLGGYFLIDAEGLDAAIAVAEQIPMAKKGTVEVRPVMEISGLPLSHE
- a CDS encoding DoxX family protein, coding for METTAQAVPVSNKMLWIGRVLSGLTVLMLLMDSIMKLMHPTPAPVVDAMTKLGYPDGLTLGIGILLLVCTILYAIPQTAVLGAILLTGYLGGATASHVRVGADIFPVLFPGIMGALIWGGLFLRDSRLRALLPIRS
- a CDS encoding WD40/YVTN/BNR-like repeat-containing protein; translation: MSGVRVLVGTRKGAFILTSDEERREWNVSGPHFPGWEIYHLKGSPADPNRIYVSQSSGWFGQLIQRSDDGGQTWDPKGNEFCYEGVPGTHQWYDGTQHPWEFKRIWHLEPSLTDPDVVYAGAEDAALFRSDDGGKTWNELCGLRDAKGPLWQPGAGGMCLHTILLDPADPNRIFVAISAAGAFRSDDAGQTWLPINKGLRSEFELPDPAADVGHCVHSIAMHPSRPNVLFMQKHWDVMRSDDSGDSWREVSGNLPSDFGFPIEVHAHEPETIYVVPITSDSHHFPPDGKLRVYRSRTGGDEWEALTNGLPQSDCYVNVLRDAMAIDSLPSCGVYFGTTGGQVYVSPDSGDTWTAIVRDLPAVLSVEVQTLP
- a CDS encoding DUF899 domain-containing protein, which gives rise to MTVTETAIPKIVSQDEWLVERKKLLTNEKEFTRQRDRVNAERRRLPMVRLEKQYIFDTPQGKKTLVDLFEGRHQLVIYHFMFDPEWEKGCMGCTGFVDAIGDLSMLAERDTAFAVISRAPLAKLEAYKASKGWDISWYSSFGSDFNYDFHATLDESVAPIEYNYRSKAEIEEKNGRPITPGETPGLSVFFRVGDDVFHTYSTFERGVEDITDSYNILDVTPYGRQEDFEDSPPGWPQKPTYG
- a CDS encoding VOC family protein, with product MTLINGYIHFKGNTREAMAFYQECFGGDLEIQTIAGSPIEEHMPPEARQGVLHSALTNGGVLLMASDMVLDGLVTGNNMSLMVTCESEEEIDRLFAKLSEGGSIMCPLGDSFWGSKFGHLTDKFEIRWGLNYEKAAK
- a CDS encoding right-handed parallel beta-helix repeat-containing protein yields the protein MQLKDAIAVVAAGAFVAAGAFLPVGAMAAPMGKDFDIQGYVDKAVQAGQKRIVIPPGMYRVTPHHAEHLRLADLHGVTIVADGVEMICTQTTRALSIDRCDGLTVRGLKIDYDPLPFTQGKITALSADKKVTDIELFAGYPAADQATNFKYEVFRPDTRTLRRDDCDVSKIEAVDASHLRVTKGSGSANDPEQIGDIIVIGAEHAPDGSAPHAVTLDHSVGTKLENITVYASNCFGFIEFGCSASIYSHCRIDRCPPAEDIVHRADPRMRSLDADAYHSGGAAKGPSYLGCSAKFMGDDCVNIHGSYNMITSRQGNVLRVLVKDDIYAPGEPVELLTYSGARLPDAVVTKVEPDGKITDAEREFLSKQQMDAGLRTQWTPDAYKVTIDRDADLPMGSLICSARRTGNGFAVKNCDFGFNRSRGILIKASDGEVSGNTITGSWMEAILVTPEYWWLESGSSNNVVIKNNTIVNCRRSAITVTATGGTGAVAPAGAHRHITISGNKVIGSVLPSLKITSTDRLAITNNVTIRATASKNADYIRWLAERQKDDAIVTTDCDNVTNKGNIIR
- a CDS encoding serine hydrolase domain-containing protein is translated as MSALLGDYVDRGYLPGLVALLYREGEVHVTTHGVQDLESRAPMRRDTIFRIASVSKPIVAAAAMTLVEETKLRLDDPVDPWLPELADRKVLRAIDSAMDDTVPAARPITLRDLLTFRLGYGYVAAPPGQYPVQTAIEEAGMSPGPNPPTLSPDLWIERLGSLPLAHQPGERWMYHTGADVLGVLIARVAGVSLGQLLEERIFEPLGMRDTGFSVPESKLDRLATPYHPDAASGGLTVFDSARGGRWSQPPPFESGGGGLVSTADDLCAFSQMMLGMGRYGARRILSRPAIELMTTDQITPEQKAVSPFYPGFWDNQGWGLGMSVTTRRDGVAWSPGTYGWDGGFGVTWRADPRENLAGALLTQRIMMSADDICTYQDFWTLAYQAIDD
- a CDS encoding MoaD/ThiS family protein, which translates into the protein MIVVVLPAHLRTLARVDGEVEIEVDGPVTQRSVLDALETGYPALRGTIRDHATQKRRPFLRFFACGQDLSHESPDAPLPDAVGQGREPFLIIGAMAGG
- a CDS encoding cellulase family glycosylhydrolase; amino-acid sequence: MMLTHLPPSRKLRSGLLPVVAIAGIAILGSPAAHAQNYLHTSGARILDSQGNAVRITGINWFGFETTNYCPHGLWARSMSSMLDQIKGLGYNTLRVPFCSQMFDAGSAPNGIDFGQNPDLQGLTPIQILDKLIADCQARGLKVILDRHRPDSNAQSALWYTSQYSEQRWISDWQMLAGRYHGNDTVIGCDLHNEPHSPSTWGDGSQTTDWRLAAQRCGDAIQAINPHLLIFVEGIEQFNGDGYWWGGNLEGVASAPVQLNVANQLVYSVHDYPSTVGSQPWFSDPSYPSNLPGVWDKHWGYIAKQNIAPVWIGEFGTLDQTTSDQQWFSSIASYIAANQLSFTYWCWNPNSGDTGGILQDDWNTVNTNKQSVLQPLLAPLIGSGASQTLSDGTYKIAAQTTGDVLDCYNTANTNGTIVQLWGSWNTNSQRWSVHGNGDGTYAIRTINPDGSVGRSLDCTGCSPGDGTQLELWDYWGGPCQAWRINPTGGGAYSISTAQAKSDGSYDVLDGNGCSGADGTRVILWSWGGGGCQQQWRFIPAN